The following are encoded together in the bacterium genome:
- a CDS encoding YdeI/OmpD-associated family protein → MPKEPKELGPSRLLEVVTRRAWRAWLKAHAGTASETWLVFWKKHTGHATLVYNDAVEEALCFGWIDSTVRRLDDDRYAQRFTPRRPGRPYSQANKERLRYLAAKGLVAPAVLATLDFLDEKDFPIAADILAALKAEPAAWRNFQRFPPAYVRIRVGFVEGARRRPQEFAKRLRHFVRMTKENRRFGFGGIEKHYDRS, encoded by the coding sequence GTGCCGAAAGAGCCTAAGGAACTCGGCCCCTCCCGACTCCTCGAAGTCGTAACTCGCCGCGCCTGGCGAGCCTGGCTCAAGGCGCATGCCGGCACCGCCAGCGAGACTTGGCTCGTCTTCTGGAAGAAACACACCGGGCACGCCACGCTCGTCTACAACGACGCAGTCGAGGAGGCGCTGTGCTTCGGCTGGATCGACAGCACCGTGCGGCGGCTGGACGACGACCGCTACGCCCAGCGTTTCACGCCGCGCCGGCCAGGCCGGCCCTACTCACAGGCGAACAAGGAAAGGCTGCGCTACCTGGCGGCCAAGGGGCTGGTCGCGCCCGCGGTCCTCGCCACCCTCGACTTCCTCGACGAGAAGGACTTCCCCATTGCGGCCGACATCCTGGCCGCGCTCAAGGCGGAGCCCGCCGCCTGGCGGAACTTCCAACGGTTCCCGCCGGCCTACGTGCGCATCCGCGTCGGCTTCGTCGAGGGCGCCCGCCGCCGCCCGCAGGAGTTCGCCAAGCGCCTGCGGCACTTCGTCCGCATGACGAAGGAGAACCGCCGCTTCGGCTTCGGCGGTATCGAAAAGCACTACGATCGGTCCTGA
- a CDS encoding DUF86 domain-containing protein, with translation MRDDRARLLDILEAIAKIEQRVAAGKEQFLADELLQVWMIHHIQIIGEAASRLSPTLRESASTIPWDDVIAMRNVLVHQYFGVDLEEVWSTVTGDIPHLREVIEHLVNEPTQ, from the coding sequence ATGAGGGACGACCGGGCCCGCCTCCTGGACATTCTGGAGGCCATCGCCAAGATCGAGCAGCGGGTCGCAGCGGGGAAGGAACAGTTCCTCGCCGACGAACTCCTCCAGGTCTGGATGATTCATCACATCCAGATCATCGGAGAGGCCGCGAGCCGTCTGTCGCCAACGCTGAGGGAAAGTGCGTCCACTATCCCTTGGGACGACGTCATCGCCATGAGGAACGTACTTGTCCATCAGTATTTTGGAGTCGATCTGGAAGAGGTGTGGTCTACGGTCACGGGCGATATACCTCACCTCAGGGAAGTGATCGAGCATCTTGTGAACGAGCCGACGCAATGA
- a CDS encoding nucleotidyltransferase family protein, with protein MTVAELLGTKRAEVLRIAERYGARNIRVFGSLARGEAGPDSDVDLLVQLDPGVTLLKHAALVRELEALLGRKVDVVSERGLRPRVRERVLRDAVPV; from the coding sequence ATGACGGTTGCGGAACTCCTGGGGACGAAGCGTGCGGAAGTGCTGCGTATCGCCGAGCGGTACGGTGCACGGAATATCCGCGTCTTCGGCTCCCTGGCGCGAGGAGAAGCCGGGCCCGATAGCGATGTCGACCTGCTCGTGCAGCTCGATCCGGGCGTGACGTTGCTCAAGCATGCCGCGTTGGTGCGCGAACTCGAGGCGCTCCTTGGTCGGAAAGTGGATGTGGTGAGCGAACGGGGCCTCCGCCCTCGCGTTCGCGAACGGGTTCTGCGCGACGCCGTTCCTGTATGA
- a CDS encoding cytochrome c peroxidase produces the protein MKKRSLVLFSVCLFVSLAVCGAAFADELSDAAAKGAALFKDASLGTNGKSCASCHSDGSGWAGKARFPKVALGGVRTLDQAIQTCIVNPLAGKALAWDDARLTALAVFVDATYGAKK, from the coding sequence ATGAAGAAGCGTTCCCTGGTGCTGTTCTCGGTGTGTCTGTTCGTGTCCCTCGCGGTCTGCGGCGCGGCCTTCGCGGACGAGCTCTCGGACGCCGCCGCCAAGGGCGCGGCCCTCTTCAAGGACGCGTCGCTCGGGACGAACGGCAAGAGCTGCGCCTCCTGCCACTCGGACGGCAGCGGCTGGGCGGGCAAGGCGCGGTTCCCGAAGGTCGCTCTGGGCGGCGTGCGCACGCTCGATCAGGCGATTCAGACCTGCATCGTGAACCCGCTCGCGGGCAAGGCGCTGGCGTGGGACGACGCGCGCCTGACCGCGCTGGCGGTCTTCGTCGACGCGACCTACGGGGCGAAGAAGTAG